The genome window CAGTCGAGACGTACCTCGACGTCGGCGCCAACGTAGTCTCCGCGTGCCGGATTCTCTTCGTGCATCGCACGACGCTCTACTACCGGCTCGAACGCATGCCCCCGATCGTGAAGGATGCGCTCGACGACGGTGTCAAGCGCAGCACTCTGCACCTGGCGCTCAAGCTCATCCGGCTGTGGGAATCTACGGGCCGGTTGTGATCGCGTGTCGCGAACCGACCGTCATGCGGACCCCACGGCTGTTTCCGGCGATCGCAGCGTCCCGATGGCCGACACGTCACGACGTACCCTCTCGAAGATGAACGCCTCGCTGCTGCCCGGCCCCAGAAGAGTCAGGGCTTCATCAGCCTCGGCGATCGCGGCCTCGCCTTCGCCGGCGTGGATCAGCGCACGGATGTGTCTGCGCATCATGAGCAGCACTCGGGTGTCGTCGTTCAGCGAGCGAGCGATGGCGATGCCCGACTCGCCGATCCGCATCGCATCCTCGAATCGTCCGACGGCGACGTAGGCGTCGATCAGGTCGAGGCACGCCGCGTACTGGGTGACGATGCTGGTGAGGCTGTCCGAGGTCTCCGTGGACCGCACCCGCGCGAGGGTGGCCTCCGTCGCCGCGATGGACTCGAGGAACTGACCGCGCTTGCCCTTGATCATGGAAGACAGCACCTGGGCGTTCTCCAGCCCCGCGGTCTCGTGCCCAGCCGTGAACGCATCGATGGCAGCGAGGGCAGCCCCATCAGCGTCGACGAGACGATCCAGGGTCCAGCTCGCCCATCCGATGTAGTACTGCGCCCAGCCCTCCTGGGCCGAATCCCCGGCGCGCCGTGCAGCAGCCAGCGCCGACCGTCCGGTGATCACCGCCTTCTCGCGATCGCCGACCTCGACGATCTCAGCCCACGCGACATATCCGAGCTGCGCCGCTTCCTTCGCCGGATCCCCCAAGCGCTGCGCCGCGCTCGCCGCGAGCGAGTAGAACCGGTGCCAGTTGCCCCACGTCATCCAGATGTCGGAATACCAGTGCAGTGCATCCGCGACATCGCAGACCACCGCATCGTCGCCGCGCTCTGCAGCCTCCGTGTACGCCGGCCACCAGTGCTCGGTCTCGGCGCGGATCCATGCCGAGGCCGCCTCCGCACTGACGAACCCTCTCCCGGTGCGGCCGAGGGCCGTGGGCTCCCGCATCGGCTCGTACCAGGCGACCGCGCGCTCCAGGCTTCCGAGCAGCCAGGATCGAACGTGGTCGCGGCGCCGCTCTATCTCGTCCGGTCCGACCGACATGCGCAGCTTGCTCCGGCCGAAGAGTCGCATCAGATCATGAAGGCGGTAGCGATCGCCGCCGCGGGCTTCGAGCATGCCCAGATCGGTGAGATCGTCCAGGCGAGACTCGACCTCGGCGAGATCGGCTGAACGCACCGCCGCGGCGGCGAGGTGAGCACCGAACGTCCTCCCGTCGATGAGGGAGATCCAGCGGAACAGTGCGGCAGTTCGAGGGTCGAGCTCGTCGTAGGAGAGCGAGATGGCGGTTTCCACGGCCAGATCACCGGCGACGAGAAGACGCAGCCGGTCCTCCGACTTGCGCATCCGGCCGAGCAGGTCGTCGACGGTCCATGCGGGTCGGCTGGCGATGCGGTTGCCGACCACACGGAGCGCCAGGGGGATGTCATCGCAGAGGCCCGCCACCTCACCCAGAGCATCATCGTCGGTCACGGCCTGCGGGATCAGTCGACGGAGGAAGGAGATGCTCTCCTGTCGTCGAAGTGGTCCGAGACGCAGCCGCCGCACGCCTTCGAGGCCTGCGAGGCTGCGGCGAGAGGTCACGACGACGACATCGCCGGCGCAGATCGACAGGATGGGACGGATCTGCGCCTCGTTCGCGACGTTGTCGAGCAGCACCGTGACCGGGGCGATGTCGACGGCTGCCCGCCATCGCGCTCTCGCCTCGCCGAGATCCGCGGGCGGTTTCTGCTCCGCTCCGGGGAGCTGGCGCAGCATGGCGGTCATCACCTGCAGCGGAGTCAGGGGCGACGAGCTGAAGCCGTCCAGCCCGAGGAAGACGTTGTGGTTGCCGCTCGTCCGCTCTCCCCGTTCGAGGATCTCGATCGCCACGGTCGTCTTGCCGATTCCCGGGGCCCCGCTGATGATCAGTGCGGGGCGCTGCGGATCCGGAGCCGGCGGACCGTAGAGGATCGCGAGCGCCTCATCGATCTCGGCGTCGCGGCCCGAGAAGTCGAACACCCTGTGCGGGGAGATCGCCCCAGGGCCGTCGCTCGCGAGGGCGGCACGCGGTCTGGCGCGCGCAGCGCGGAGGAACGCATGCTGATCGGCCGCATCGAGGCCCAGTCCGTCGGCCAGCGCGTCGACGGTGCGGCGTTGGGGAGAGACGCTTGCGCCTCTCTCGAGGTCGCCGATCGTGCGAACGCTGACACCCGATCGCGAGGCGAGCGCTTCGAGGGTCAGGTTCTGGCCCACTCGCAGCGACCGCAGCAGCAGCCCGAAGGGTGA of Microbacterium sp. LWH13-1.2 contains these proteins:
- a CDS encoding helix-turn-helix domain-containing protein, with product MTEPSPFGLLLRSLRVGQNLTLEALASRSGVSVRTIGDLERGASVSPQRRTVDALADGLGLDAADQHAFLRAARARPRAALASDGPGAISPHRVFDFSGRDAEIDEALAILYGPPAPDPQRPALIISGAPGIGKTTVAIEILERGERTSGNHNVFLGLDGFSSSPLTPLQVMTAMLRQLPGAEQKPPADLGEARARWRAAVDIAPVTVLLDNVANEAQIRPILSICAGDVVVVTSRRSLAGLEGVRRLRLGPLRRQESISFLRRLIPQAVTDDDALGEVAGLCDDIPLALRVVGNRIASRPAWTVDDLLGRMRKSEDRLRLLVAGDLAVETAISLSYDELDPRTAALFRWISLIDGRTFGAHLAAAAVRSADLAEVESRLDDLTDLGMLEARGGDRYRLHDLMRLFGRSKLRMSVGPDEIERRRDHVRSWLLGSLERAVAWYEPMREPTALGRTGRGFVSAEAASAWIRAETEHWWPAYTEAAERGDDAVVCDVADALHWYSDIWMTWGNWHRFYSLAASAAQRLGDPAKEAAQLGYVAWAEIVEVGDREKAVITGRSALAAARRAGDSAQEGWAQYYIGWASWTLDRLVDADGAALAAIDAFTAGHETAGLENAQVLSSMIKGKRGQFLESIAATEATLARVRSTETSDSLTSIVTQYAACLDLIDAYVAVGRFEDAMRIGESGIAIARSLNDDTRVLLMMRRHIRALIHAGEGEAAIAEADEALTLLGPGSSEAFIFERVRRDVSAIGTLRSPETAVGSA